The following proteins are co-located in the Pararhizobium capsulatum DSM 1112 genome:
- a CDS encoding dihydrolipoamide acetyltransferase family protein, with translation MGEFTIKMPDVGEGVAEAELVEWHVKPGDPVREDMVVAAVMTDKATVEIPSPVTGTVTWIGAEIGDRIAVKAPLIRIETDAVATEEVRQTPSSPPQGEEARRADEGVLPQTQGKPSPSSGPAGHLVPTGEKREPAANLRVETQTKPLASPAVRLRARDSGVDLRQVQGTGPAGRITHDDLNAFLARGAQPAAPTGLARNTHFEEIKITGLRRRIAEKMTLAASRIPHITYVEEIDVTDLEDLRAAMNRDRKGEQPKLTLLPFLMRAMVRTIAEQPTINATFDDNAGIITRYTAVHIGIAAQTPAGLMVPVVRHAEARGIWDCAAEMIRLAEAARTGSALREELSGSTITVTSLGALGGIVTTPVINHPEVAIVGVNKIMIRPVWDGSQFVPRKMMNLSSSFDHRVVDGWDAANFIQRIKAFLETPALIFIES, from the coding sequence ATGGGCGAATTCACCATCAAGATGCCGGATGTGGGCGAGGGCGTGGCGGAAGCCGAGCTTGTCGAATGGCATGTGAAGCCGGGCGATCCCGTGCGCGAGGATATGGTGGTCGCCGCTGTCATGACCGACAAGGCAACCGTGGAAATCCCCTCCCCGGTAACCGGCACGGTCACCTGGATCGGCGCTGAAATCGGCGATCGGATCGCGGTGAAGGCGCCGTTGATCCGCATCGAAACAGATGCTGTGGCGACCGAGGAGGTGCGGCAAACTCCCTCATCTCCCCCACAGGGAGAAGAAGCCCGAAGGGCAGACGAGGGGGTACTTCCGCAAACCCAGGGCAAGCCGTCCCCCTCATCCGGCCCTGCGGGCCACCTTGTCCCCACTGGGGAGAAGAGGGAGCCCGCGGCAAACCTTCGCGTAGAAACACAAACCAAGCCTCTCGCCTCGCCGGCAGTCCGACTGCGCGCCCGCGACAGCGGCGTCGATCTCCGTCAGGTTCAGGGCACAGGCCCGGCCGGTCGCATCACCCATGACGATCTCAACGCATTTCTTGCGAGGGGCGCGCAGCCGGCAGCTCCGACCGGCCTCGCACGCAACACGCACTTCGAGGAGATCAAGATCACCGGCTTGCGCCGTCGCATTGCCGAGAAGATGACGCTCGCAGCGTCGCGCATTCCCCACATCACCTATGTCGAGGAAATCGATGTCACGGACCTGGAAGACCTTCGCGCCGCAATGAACCGTGATCGCAAGGGCGAGCAGCCGAAGTTGACGCTCCTGCCTTTCCTGATGCGGGCAATGGTGCGCACTATCGCCGAACAACCGACGATCAACGCCACCTTCGATGACAATGCGGGCATCATCACACGCTATACTGCAGTTCATATCGGCATCGCCGCCCAGACGCCCGCGGGCTTGATGGTGCCGGTGGTTCGCCATGCCGAAGCGCGCGGCATATGGGACTGCGCGGCCGAAATGATCCGCCTTGCGGAGGCTGCGCGCACCGGATCGGCACTGCGCGAGGAACTGAGTGGATCGACGATCACCGTCACGTCCCTTGGTGCGCTGGGCGGCATCGTCACGACCCCCGTCATCAACCACCCGGAAGTCGCAATCGTCGGGGTCAACAAGATCATGATCCGACCTGTCTGGGATGGCAGCCAATTTGTTCCACGCAAAATGATGAACCTCTCATCGAGCTTCGATCACCGGGTGGTGGACGGGTGGGATGCGGCCAATTTCATCCAGCGGATCAAGGCGTTTCTCGAAACACCCGCACTGATCTTCATCGAAAGCTGA
- the lpdA gene encoding dihydrolipoyl dehydrogenase codes for MKEILCKLLVIGAGPGGYACAIRAGQLGVDTVIVEAVKAGGTCLNVGCIPSKALIHAADEFEHATRVAAGKSPLGISLTSPTIDLARTIAWKDGIVGRLNGGVTGLLRKAGVKILHGHGRFRDGKSVEVQTETGTQLVRAETVVIATGSQPIELPALPFGGPVISSTEALSLTNRPDRLVVVGGGYIGLELGMAFAKLGSSVKIVEAMDRILPLYDAELTKPVARRLGELGVEVQTGAKALGLSQADDALVVESREGGEKSLPADRILVTVGRKARLEDWGLEELDLDRAGRFLRIDDHCRTSMRGVYAVGDVTGEPMLAHRAIAQGEMVAEIAAGRKRAWDKACIPAVCFTDPEIVSAGLSPDEARAQGHEIRIGQFPFTANGRAMTMQADDGFVRIVARADNNLVLGVQAVGSGISELSSSFALAIEMGARLEEIAATVHSHPTRSEAFQEAAMKALGHALHA; via the coding sequence ATGAAGGAAATTCTCTGCAAGCTGCTTGTGATCGGCGCCGGACCAGGAGGCTATGCCTGCGCGATCCGCGCGGGACAGCTCGGGGTGGACACCGTGATCGTCGAAGCCGTGAAAGCCGGCGGTACATGCCTCAATGTCGGCTGTATCCCTTCCAAGGCGCTGATCCACGCGGCCGACGAATTCGAACATGCAACCAGGGTGGCGGCTGGAAAAAGCCCTCTTGGCATCAGCCTCACATCGCCCACGATCGATCTCGCCCGTACCATCGCCTGGAAAGACGGCATCGTCGGGCGGTTGAACGGCGGCGTTACCGGCCTGCTGCGAAAGGCGGGCGTCAAGATTCTGCACGGTCACGGCCGGTTTCGCGACGGCAAGAGCGTCGAGGTGCAAACAGAGACCGGCACGCAACTCGTCCGTGCTGAGACCGTCGTGATCGCCACGGGGTCTCAGCCTATCGAACTGCCTGCACTCCCCTTCGGCGGGCCAGTGATTTCTTCCACTGAGGCTCTGTCTCTGACCAACCGGCCGGACCGGCTGGTCGTCGTCGGCGGTGGTTATATCGGGCTTGAATTGGGCATGGCTTTTGCCAAGCTCGGATCGTCGGTCAAAATTGTCGAGGCGATGGACCGGATCCTGCCGCTCTATGATGCCGAGTTGACGAAGCCGGTCGCACGCAGGCTCGGCGAACTCGGCGTCGAGGTTCAAACAGGAGCAAAGGCGCTCGGACTATCACAGGCGGACGATGCGCTTGTCGTCGAGTCCCGCGAAGGGGGAGAGAAATCGCTTCCTGCAGACAGGATTCTCGTGACCGTTGGCCGGAAGGCACGCCTGGAGGATTGGGGGCTGGAGGAACTCGATCTCGACCGTGCTGGCCGTTTCCTGCGTATCGACGATCACTGCCGCACCTCCATGCGCGGTGTCTATGCCGTTGGCGATGTCACCGGCGAACCAATGCTGGCCCACCGGGCCATCGCGCAGGGCGAAATGGTTGCGGAAATCGCCGCCGGCCGCAAGCGTGCCTGGGACAAGGCCTGCATTCCCGCCGTCTGTTTCACCGACCCGGAAATCGTCTCCGCCGGTCTGTCGCCGGATGAAGCCCGTGCACAAGGCCATGAGATCCGCATCGGCCAGTTTCCGTTCACGGCAAACGGACGGGCTATGACCATGCAGGCGGACGATGGCTTCGTTCGGATCGTCGCCCGTGCCGACAACAATCTCGTGCTGGGCGTTCAGGCCGTCGGCTCTGGCATTTCGGAATTGTCGAGCAGTTTCGCGCTTGCTATCGAGATGGGTGCGCGTCTTGAGGAAATCGCCGCGACAGTGCACAGCCATCCAACGCGCAGCGAAGCCTTCCAGGAAGCCGCTATGAAAGCACTCGGTCATGCACTCCACGCCTGA
- a CDS encoding enoyl-CoA hydratase/isomerase family protein: MHSTPEASEKRTIVERNGALGHIRLNRPKALNSLTLDMVRDIDEAMDRFESDHDIAVVLISGEGERGFCAGGDIRAVYDAGRAGSAAPIDFWAEEYRLNARIARYPKAYVAFMDGIVMGGGAGLTVHGSHRIVTERTRFAMPETGIGFYPDVGGSWFLTRGPGELGTYIALTGEILGAGDVILAGLADHHVPSECFADLTDELAGLSQCGAAEVGAAIATFVTEPVPCTLALVRDEIDRLFRFDTIEEIIAALEEESSDFALKTLETLHRKSPLSLKVTLRLLRFGTSSASLEECLEREFSALTGVMKSHDFYEGVRAAVIDKDRNPKWQPASLDVVTEADMEPYFTPSPQPLFSES, encoded by the coding sequence ATGCACTCCACGCCTGAAGCCTCCGAAAAGCGGACAATCGTCGAACGCAACGGCGCGCTGGGCCATATCCGGCTGAACCGGCCGAAGGCCCTGAACAGCCTGACGCTCGATATGGTGAGGGACATCGACGAAGCGATGGATCGATTCGAAAGCGACCATGATATCGCCGTGGTTCTGATCAGCGGCGAAGGCGAACGCGGCTTTTGCGCCGGCGGCGATATTCGCGCCGTCTATGATGCTGGCCGGGCGGGATCGGCCGCCCCGATCGATTTCTGGGCGGAGGAATATCGGCTCAATGCCCGCATTGCCCGCTATCCCAAGGCCTACGTCGCATTCATGGATGGCATCGTCATGGGCGGGGGCGCCGGGCTTACCGTCCATGGCAGCCACCGCATCGTCACGGAACGCACGCGCTTTGCCATGCCGGAAACAGGCATCGGTTTTTATCCCGACGTCGGTGGTTCATGGTTCCTCACGCGGGGACCGGGGGAGCTCGGCACCTATATCGCCCTGACCGGCGAAATCCTTGGTGCAGGAGATGTGATCCTTGCCGGGCTCGCCGATCATCATGTGCCTTCGGAGTGTTTTGCAGACCTGACGGACGAACTGGCTGGCCTCTCGCAATGCGGCGCGGCCGAAGTCGGGGCTGCCATCGCCACCTTTGTAACCGAGCCGGTCCCCTGTACGCTCGCGCTGGTGCGCGACGAGATCGACCGGCTTTTTCGTTTCGATACGATCGAAGAGATCATCGCTGCGCTTGAAGAGGAAAGCAGTGATTTTGCCCTGAAAACGCTGGAGACGCTTCACCGCAAATCGCCCCTTAGCCTGAAGGTCACCCTGCGGCTGCTTCGGTTCGGCACATCCTCCGCTTCGCTGGAAGAATGCCTTGAACGCGAATTTTCCGCCTTGACCGGCGTAATGAAGAGCCATGATTTCTACGAGGGCGTGCGCGCGGCAGTGATCGACAAGGATCGCAATCCGAAATGGCAGCCAGCAAGTCTCGACGTGGTAACCGAAGCGGATATGGAACCTTATTTCACGCCGTCGCCGCAGCCCCTATTTTCCGAAAGCTGA
- a CDS encoding enoyl-CoA hydratase, which yields MEQPIIIERLDRVVVVTLNRPAARNALNAQIMQALGEQLAPLDRDPDVGCFVIKGSDKAFAAGADIKEMAERSYTEMYLEDYFAAWDRFTALRTPKIAAVSGYALGGGCELAMMCDIIFAADTAMFGQPEIKLGVIPGMGGSQRLTRLIGKAKAMDMILTGRMMDATEAERCGLAARVIPADRLMEETLDAARTIAGYGKMATMTAREAVERAMEVGLREGLLYERRAFHALFATADQKEGMAAFIEKRPPAFKGA from the coding sequence ATGGAACAACCGATCATTATCGAGCGCCTTGATCGCGTCGTCGTCGTCACCCTCAATCGCCCGGCGGCGCGCAATGCCTTGAATGCACAGATCATGCAGGCGCTTGGCGAACAACTTGCGCCGCTGGACCGCGATCCGGATGTCGGCTGCTTTGTGATCAAGGGTTCCGACAAAGCCTTTGCTGCCGGTGCCGACATCAAGGAGATGGCCGAACGATCCTATACCGAAATGTATCTGGAGGACTATTTCGCCGCGTGGGATCGCTTCACGGCTCTGCGCACCCCAAAAATCGCGGCGGTTTCCGGCTATGCACTGGGCGGCGGCTGCGAACTGGCGATGATGTGCGATATAATCTTTGCGGCGGATACAGCCATGTTCGGCCAACCGGAAATCAAGCTCGGCGTTATCCCCGGCATGGGCGGCTCGCAGCGGCTGACGCGGCTGATCGGCAAGGCAAAGGCCATGGATATGATCCTCACCGGCCGCATGATGGACGCGACGGAAGCCGAGCGCTGTGGACTTGCCGCCCGGGTGATCCCGGCCGATCGGCTGATGGAGGAAACGCTGGATGCGGCAAGAACGATTGCCGGCTACGGCAAGATGGCAACGATGACGGCACGTGAGGCCGTAGAGCGGGCAATGGAGGTCGGCCTGCGCGAGGGTCTGCTCTATGAGCGCCGTGCCTTCCATGCACTCTTTGCGACCGCGGACCAAAAGGAGGGCATGGCGGCCTTCATAGAAAAGCGGCCGCCGGCTTTCAAGGGAGCCTGA
- a CDS encoding adenylate/guanylate cyclase domain-containing protein yields the protein MRHISSRQTWLLICLAMAASGIIYGLIAFPSEPPLIGAGFAICMGLPLIAFERGLIFRRLHRQIQRFPTVALFLASIFIYEILMSAGYAVAALGYSLTGVLEPRSIQDIVVMPLSVFLYALGVCSLIIFVLRVRELLGREIFANMLISKYRHPVTEERVFLFVDLVDSTAFAERNGDLRAQQFLGELFAAFAEPVRRHKGTIDDYVGDAAIITWPLARGVHKARCVRCIFDILDVIEANSERWLKRFGQVPRLRAALHGGTIITAEIGVDHHKIAYFGDTVNATARLEAMCRTLNRSLLISTELAERIDMPETIAIEDLGSHALRGRGQTIGVMALSRPPKASNIGQRKQLAG from the coding sequence ATGAGACACATATCGTCCAGGCAGACCTGGCTGCTGATTTGCCTCGCGATGGCGGCAAGCGGCATCATCTACGGCTTGATTGCTTTTCCGAGCGAACCACCGTTGATCGGCGCCGGCTTTGCCATTTGCATGGGCTTGCCGCTCATCGCCTTTGAGCGCGGTTTGATCTTTCGTCGGCTGCATCGACAGATCCAGAGGTTCCCGACGGTTGCCCTGTTCCTTGCTTCCATCTTCATCTACGAAATTCTGATGAGCGCCGGCTATGCGGTGGCCGCACTTGGTTACTCCTTGACGGGTGTGCTGGAGCCTCGTTCCATCCAAGACATCGTCGTTATGCCGCTCTCGGTGTTTCTCTACGCACTCGGCGTCTGCTCCCTGATCATTTTCGTGTTGCGGGTTCGCGAGCTCCTGGGCCGCGAGATTTTCGCAAACATGCTGATCAGCAAATACCGGCACCCTGTTACGGAAGAGCGGGTTTTTCTATTCGTCGATCTCGTGGATTCGACGGCCTTTGCCGAGAGGAACGGGGATTTGCGAGCGCAGCAGTTTCTCGGAGAACTGTTCGCGGCCTTTGCGGAACCCGTTCGCCGGCACAAGGGGACGATTGATGATTATGTCGGTGATGCCGCGATCATCACCTGGCCCCTTGCGAGGGGCGTTCACAAGGCGCGCTGCGTGCGTTGTATCTTCGATATTCTGGATGTGATCGAGGCCAACTCAGAGCGCTGGTTGAAGCGTTTCGGCCAGGTTCCGCGACTTAGGGCCGCCTTGCACGGCGGCACGATCATCACGGCCGAAATCGGCGTGGACCACCATAAGATCGCCTATTTCGGCGACACCGTGAACGCCACAGCCCGGCTGGAAGCCATGTGCCGGACGCTCAACCGGTCTTTGCTGATTTCGACCGAGCTTGCCGAACGCATCGACATGCCCGAAACCATCGCCATCGAGGACCTTGGCTCGCATGCTTTGCGTGGTCGGGGACAGACGATCGGCGTCATGGCATTGAGCCGTCCGCCGAAAGCGTCCAATATCGGCCAGCGCAAGCAGCTTGCCGGGTAA
- a CDS encoding YbaN family protein, whose amino-acid sequence MTIRRRVYLVLGWVLVAIGVVGAFLPLLPTTPFLLLAIWLFARSSPKMESWLFNHPRFGPGLRTWRDERAIPTRAKALAVIMIAGSYALMWFTSHPSPMVAIVTAAILCCSALFILTRNSPTQK is encoded by the coding sequence ATGACGATCAGGCGTAGGGTTTATCTCGTTCTTGGATGGGTGCTTGTCGCCATCGGTGTCGTTGGGGCTTTCCTGCCGCTGTTGCCCACGACGCCTTTCCTGCTGCTGGCCATCTGGTTGTTTGCCCGTTCGTCACCGAAGATGGAAAGCTGGCTGTTCAACCATCCGCGCTTCGGTCCGGGGCTCCGGACCTGGCGGGATGAACGGGCGATCCCAACCAGGGCAAAGGCTCTTGCGGTTATCATGATCGCGGGGAGCTATGCGCTGATGTGGTTTACCTCGCACCCGTCACCCATGGTCGCGATTGTCACGGCGGCGATCCTCTGCTGCAGCGCGCTGTTCATCCTTACCCGCAACAGTCCGACGCAGAAATAA
- a CDS encoding histone deacetylase family protein, with amino-acid sequence MKTFHAEEQKRHDPKMFLSSGAPQPNPEKPERIERLLSGARAAGSEIIRPRDHGLKPISAIHTPEYLDFLQNIFLRWQRIEGASEEVIPNIHPLVRSGRYPASAVGQAGYHMADTACPISADTWGSACWSAWSAVEATEAVLAGERSAYALCRPPGHHAFADVAGGFCFFNNSAIAAQHLLGSSKRVAILDVDLHHGNGTQGIFYRRNDVLTVSIHADPVRFYPFFWGHADERGDGEGLGYNLNLPLPRQTADAGFLEALSAALRRIQSFAPDALVVALGLDAYEGDPFGGLSVSTQGFSRIAEEIAALGLPTVIVQEGGYLCDALGDNLTAFLTGYAST; translated from the coding sequence ATGAAGACCTTCCATGCCGAAGAGCAGAAGCGCCACGATCCGAAGATGTTTCTGTCGAGCGGCGCGCCGCAACCCAACCCGGAAAAGCCGGAGCGTATCGAACGTCTGCTGTCCGGTGCGCGTGCGGCAGGATCGGAAATAATCCGCCCACGCGATCATGGCCTGAAGCCGATCTCCGCCATTCATACCCCTGAGTACCTCGACTTCCTTCAGAACATTTTTCTGCGCTGGCAGCGCATCGAGGGCGCTTCGGAAGAGGTGATCCCAAACATCCATCCGCTTGTCCGCTCAGGCCGATATCCGGCCTCCGCTGTCGGCCAGGCCGGCTATCATATGGCCGATACGGCCTGCCCGATTTCCGCCGATACGTGGGGCAGCGCCTGCTGGAGCGCCTGGAGCGCGGTCGAGGCGACGGAGGCTGTGCTTGCCGGCGAACGCTCGGCTTACGCACTCTGCCGACCGCCCGGCCACCATGCCTTTGCCGATGTCGCCGGCGGCTTCTGCTTCTTCAACAACTCGGCAATTGCCGCGCAGCATCTGCTCGGCTCCTCCAAAAGGGTCGCCATCCTCGACGTCGACCTGCATCACGGCAATGGCACCCAGGGCATCTTCTATCGCCGCAACGATGTGCTGACCGTGTCGATCCATGCCGATCCGGTGCGCTTCTATCCGTTCTTCTGGGGCCACGCGGACGAGCGGGGGGACGGCGAGGGGCTGGGCTATAACCTCAATCTACCCCTGCCGCGCCAGACGGCGGATGCCGGATTTCTCGAGGCGCTCTCCGCAGCTTTGCGCCGCATTCAATCTTTTGCACCGGATGCGCTGGTCGTGGCGCTCGGACTCGATGCCTATGAGGGAGATCCCTTCGGGGGCCTTTCGGTATCGACGCAGGGCTTTTCGCGGATTGCGGAGGAAATTGCAGCCCTTGGCCTGCCGACAGTTATCGTGCAGGAAGGCGGCTATCTCTGCGACGCGCTCGGCGATAATCTCACCGCGTTTCTGACAGGATATGCCAGCACTTGA
- a CDS encoding GNAT family N-acetyltransferase, whose protein sequence is MTNDEEASVVIRLAEEKDAEAIHKGLLMIARHMNADGKVTSTVEDIRLHAFGPRSAFEVLIAETEQAFVGMSLFFPSFSTWRGRRGAYIQDIVVDERFRGRGTGVALLRHTAAHVRAQGGTYLRLSVDVNNVSAQRFYERLGLSWSQEERIHAAYGDAFQLLAGLHENGV, encoded by the coding sequence ATGACCAATGATGAAGAAGCATCCGTCGTCATCCGTCTCGCGGAAGAGAAGGATGCGGAAGCGATCCATAAGGGTTTACTGATGATCGCACGCCACATGAATGCGGACGGCAAGGTGACCTCGACGGTCGAGGACATCCGCCTCCATGCGTTTGGGCCGCGGTCAGCTTTTGAGGTTTTGATCGCGGAGACCGAACAAGCCTTCGTCGGTATGTCGCTCTTCTTTCCCAGCTTCTCGACATGGCGGGGGCGGAGGGGGGCCTATATCCAGGATATCGTTGTCGACGAACGCTTCCGCGGCCGTGGCACGGGGGTGGCGCTTTTGCGGCATACGGCCGCCCACGTTCGCGCACAAGGTGGCACCTATTTGCGCCTGTCCGTTGATGTGAATAATGTTTCGGCACAACGCTTCTATGAGCGCCTTGGGCTTTCCTGGTCGCAGGAGGAACGCATCCACGCCGCCTATGGCGATGCCTTCCAGCTGCTGGCTGGCCTGCATGAAAACGGTGTCTGA
- a CDS encoding 3-keto-5-aminohexanoate cleavage protein, whose product MAARKVIITCAITGSVHTPSMSPYLPVTPDEIAQQAIEAAEAGAAILHLHARNPENGRPSADPAVFLQFLPRIRQATDAVINISTGGSSLMSLDDRLAAALTARPEMCSLNMGSMNFGIYPLAKPGMEWQHEWEPQLLEATRGAIFKNTFADIEDILKRLGEGCGTRFEFECYDVGHLYTLKHFYDRGLVKGPLFIQFVMGILGGIGADPDNLIHMKHIADKLFGGDYRFSVLAAGRQQMPLATMAATMGGHVRVGLEDNLYLGRGELATSNAEQVRRIRNILEALSLEIATPDEARVMLELKGAGEVAF is encoded by the coding sequence ATGGCAGCCCGCAAAGTCATCATCACCTGCGCCATCACCGGCTCGGTCCACACGCCGTCGATGAGCCCTTATCTGCCGGTGACGCCGGATGAAATCGCGCAACAGGCTATCGAGGCTGCCGAAGCGGGTGCCGCGATCCTGCATCTCCATGCCCGCAATCCGGAAAATGGTCGTCCCAGCGCCGATCCCGCCGTCTTCCTGCAGTTCCTGCCCCGCATACGGCAGGCAACCGATGCGGTCATCAACATTTCCACCGGCGGCAGTTCGCTGATGTCGCTCGACGACAGGCTGGCGGCGGCGCTCACCGCCCGGCCGGAAATGTGCTCGCTCAACATGGGCTCGATGAATTTTGGCATCTATCCGCTCGCCAAGCCCGGCATGGAGTGGCAGCACGAGTGGGAGCCACAGCTGCTGGAAGCCACTCGTGGTGCGATCTTCAAGAACACCTTTGCCGATATCGAGGATATCCTGAAGCGGCTCGGCGAAGGCTGCGGCACGCGCTTCGAATTCGAATGCTACGATGTCGGCCATCTCTATACGCTGAAACATTTTTACGATCGCGGGCTGGTCAAGGGGCCGCTGTTCATTCAATTCGTGATGGGCATCCTCGGCGGCATCGGCGCCGACCCGGACAACCTCATCCACATGAAACATATTGCCGACAAGCTGTTTGGCGGCGACTATCGCTTCTCGGTCCTGGCGGCCGGTCGCCAGCAGATGCCGCTGGCGACGATGGCAGCAACGATGGGAGGTCATGTGCGCGTTGGTCTGGAAGACAATCTCTATCTCGGTCGCGGCGAGCTCGCGACCTCGAATGCCGAACAGGTGCGCCGCATCCGCAACATCCTTGAAGCCCTGTCGCTGGAGATCGCGACACCGGACGAGGCGCGGGTGATGCTGGAGCTGAAGGGTGCCGGCGAGGTGGCGTTCTGA
- a CDS encoding aminotransferase family protein, which translates to MTSASHLFYQTRLRRPLVDRAEGIYLYDRNGKKVIDGSSGAMVANIGHGNRHVIEAMKAQLERVSFAYRLHFENEPAEELARRAAGYMPDGMDKVFFVSGGSEAVESCLKLARQYAVAVGQGSRWKVISRFPSYHGSTLGALAVTGYAALTDPFTPMMQEMPKIVAPTAYLDRDNFSMEERGIRYADKLEEKIIEEGPESVLAFIMEPIGGASTGALVAPDSYYPRIRDICDRHSILLIHDEVMSGAGRTGKFLGGDHWNCQPDLIALSKGFGAGYSPLGAMIAPSRLVQPVLDAGGFMHGYTYAGNPLACAAGLAVLDEIERLGLVENAAVMGELLKAELVKLSERFPFIGDVRGKGLLLAAEFVVDRQTMKPLPKELNAFQRVVDIAYDKGLIIYSRRTRGGIEGDHFLVCPPMIITPEEIGEVVSILDDTLLQLAGELGLPVNT; encoded by the coding sequence ATGACCTCCGCATCCCATCTCTTCTACCAGACGCGCCTGCGCCGTCCCCTCGTCGATCGAGCCGAGGGCATCTATCTCTATGACCGGAACGGAAAGAAGGTGATCGATGGCTCCAGCGGCGCCATGGTCGCCAATATCGGCCATGGCAATCGTCATGTGATCGAGGCGATGAAGGCGCAGCTGGAGCGCGTTTCCTTCGCCTATCGCCTGCATTTCGAAAACGAGCCGGCCGAGGAACTGGCCCGCCGCGCCGCAGGCTATATGCCTGACGGTATGGACAAGGTGTTCTTCGTCTCCGGCGGCTCGGAGGCGGTGGAATCCTGCCTGAAGCTCGCCCGGCAATATGCTGTTGCCGTCGGGCAGGGGAGCCGCTGGAAGGTCATTTCCCGTTTTCCCTCCTATCACGGCAGCACGCTCGGTGCGCTCGCCGTCACCGGCTATGCAGCGCTCACCGATCCGTTCACACCGATGATGCAGGAGATGCCGAAGATTGTGGCGCCGACGGCCTATCTCGATCGGGACAATTTTTCGATGGAGGAACGCGGCATCCGCTATGCCGACAAACTCGAGGAGAAGATCATCGAGGAAGGACCCGAAAGTGTTCTCGCCTTCATCATGGAGCCGATTGGCGGTGCCTCGACCGGTGCGCTGGTCGCCCCCGACAGTTACTATCCGCGCATCCGCGACATCTGCGACCGGCACAGTATCCTGCTGATCCATGACGAGGTGATGAGCGGTGCCGGCCGCACCGGCAAATTCCTCGGGGGCGATCACTGGAACTGCCAGCCGGATCTGATCGCTCTCTCCAAGGGTTTTGGCGCCGGCTACAGCCCGCTCGGCGCCATGATCGCACCGTCGCGGCTCGTGCAGCCGGTGCTCGACGCCGGCGGCTTCATGCACGGCTATACCTATGCCGGCAATCCGCTCGCCTGCGCTGCCGGGCTTGCCGTTCTGGATGAGATCGAACGGCTGGGACTCGTCGAAAACGCCGCCGTCATGGGCGAGCTTCTGAAGGCCGAACTGGTGAAGCTCTCGGAACGCTTTCCCTTCATCGGCGATGTCAGGGGCAAGGGGCTGCTGCTCGCCGCTGAATTCGTCGTTGATCGCCAGACGATGAAGCCGCTGCCCAAGGAGTTGAACGCCTTCCAGCGCGTCGTCGATATCGCCTATGACAAGGGCCTGATCATCTATTCCCGCCGCACCCGTGGCGGGATCGAGGGCGATCATTTCCTCGTCTGCCCGCCGATGATCATTACTCCCGAAGAAATCGGAGAGGTCGTCTCGATCCTCGATGACACCTTGCTGCAGCTTGCCGGTGAACTCGGCCTGCCGGTCAACACTTGA